From the Cucumis sativus cultivar 9930 chromosome 5, Cucumber_9930_V3, whole genome shotgun sequence genome, the window ataacaaaatatagaagCTCAACcctataaaaaagaataattagaaGGTAAAATTTTGGTTCTTCCTGCCCATCTGAATGGCAGAAACCACCAGCTTTGACTGGCTACGTTTTACAATCTCTATACAGTGCACcaactaagaaaagaaacgaacaaaaaaaagagaaaaaacaaagattggAAAGGGTAATAGCTAAAGTTAAGAAGCCATGGAGCTGTTATTCAATTAGCCCTTTCGACATGTCGGCTAAAAACAACCTCTAAGTCGGGAGGCTTGAAGAATTGGCGCACGTTGCCGTGGTTGAATTTCAACGAAGATTTAGGCTTCTTAGGGGCGGGTGGGCATTTGGAACCCGATAGGATCCGGCATTCATCTCCAGTAGGCGTCGGCGGTTGGTCTTCATTGTCGCAATGACTGTGTTCTTTGTTAATGGTGAGCAATAGAGGAGGTCGTAATTGAATTCCAGTAATGACCCATTTTTCGGGGTCAAATTCGAACCCCATGTCCTTACGGAAGTTTTCTGAGAACGGCATTAATTTTAAAGggatggtggtggtggtggtggtggtggtgggaaaaggagagaaagatGAAGGGAAGTAATATAGAAGGAGGGGAATAAAGAGAGGAATAAAAGGAAGTGAAAGGGGAGGTGGAAAGTGATCGAAAGTGTTGGTGCTGTGGATTTACAAAGAAGAATATGGAAAGTGACTTTGGcctaattttaatttgctttttgtttgttgCAGCTAAAGAggagtgtttttcttttttctttctagaaATCAAGAAACAGTTAATTTTGGAGGCAAAGGTTTAGGAATAGTGACAGCGGGAAATTGAGATACATGCTTTATTAGATTCCTTGCCCAAAAGGAGAGAGATGGGAAATTCAATGAACATCAAATGAAGGGAAGCTGACCCCAATAACCAAGTTGACTTAGTTTCGCgcttaaattgaaaacataagtAGTTGCATGATGTTGACATGCTtcctaaaaatattattaagacggttaaaaatgttttagaaCGCACTTAAATATAGATTGAATAACCGAGTCGATCGACCAAACTGAAGTTAAGTTAGTCGTGTCggattgaaaaaaatcaaatagttaaaatGACCTAACCAACTGACCAACTTTTACTCATCGACAATCTAGGTCGActtcaacttttattaaattgacCATAGTCGGTTCATGAACGATTTGGTCAAAAGACCAACTCCGATTGAACAATGGTCACTCCTAGTTtcaataaattgaatttttgtagACACTATAAAAAGTATTTCTAATGATGTTTGACCTGCTTTAGATCTTGGGCTTACACATACGTATTTCAACACTATTATGAGAGTAGTTATCTAGAAAGAACTATCATTAGTGTGAAATCTTTTATAATGCTACCTCTGTTTATTTGTCATAttgctttttaaaatagtGTGGAGCTAATagcagtaaaagaaaatattcatgAGAACAAATATCAAGTTAAACAAAGGGAGGATGATTTTCTTGTAATGCTAAAATAGTGtttatataaatgattttcttGTAATGCTAAAATAGTGTTTATATAAATGATGTGGTAGCAACGATGATGTTTGTCAAagtaaaacttgaaaaaaatggcATTTAGATATGTCGACTCGCCACCTAACAATCAGTGAGAACATAATTCAAGCCTAGCAATGAAATGCCCAAACTCAACAAaccaaatataacaaatacaaCTGTAAGAATGAAATCTTAATCAATTAGAGTTATTAAAAGTAAGAATTTAAtactacaaaattaaaagttaaaactaacTAAGTTACTGATAGTAAAATGTAACTTTTCCctgtttcaaaaaagaaaaaaaatataactttttcccgcttaaaaaaaatggttagaTGGAAAGTTGTGAAATTTGCAGAAACGGTGCAAGAAAGTTACTTATCAAACAATGGAACAAAATAATTgctaaatataattttatacataaaaactttttttttttcaaaaagaaaaataattcaaattaaagagCTCCAATTTTCAAGGTGAGTTATTCTTATTCCAAAAAAACAAGCCGGAGGAATCTTGCAATTTGTAGGTTTCTTCCCCGAGTGCTCGGCAAAGTAGTTTATCAAAAGCTGCTTTTCTCCCCTTATCCAGTATTCCATATTCCTCACCTTTCAGATTTCAACAAAGTCCTTCACTCAATTTCCTCATCATCACTTACAAAGTGCAATCCAGTATCAAaattccaaagaaaaagagtaaaagaTCACATCCAATCCAGTAGAATAATTAAGTTCTCATAATAAGGTTAGAATATGTATTTCTTGCAAAAGCTTTACAGCAACTGAAGAGTATATAGCGAATCCAGATCGAGCCAAGGAAGCTGTCCTGATCACATTCTTGAATAACCACTATGCCCCATATTCCTCCATGAATGCATCATTGAACTTCTTGAAACTTGTCATGATTTCAGGCATGTCTTCCTCAGCTGGTAAGATTGTTGTCCTCAAATGGAACACCctaaagggaaaaagaaaatcagcCAATTCCAATGTCCAAACCAAAATGCATGAATAGAAACTAGTATATGGCCGAGATAGGAGAGGATCATGTTGTGGTTTTTAAAGTAGCTAGATGGTTCGGAAGGCAATGTAGTTGATTATTTAACCGAACAAAGACTTGTCGATGGAGAAATTTAGTAAAAGTACTGATAAATTACCCTTCTTTCTGCCCAAATCCTGAGCCTGGAACAGTGGAGATTCCAGTGGCTTCTAAGAGCTTGAGGCAGTATAAAACATCAGGCACTTTTCCTAACTGTTTGGCAGCCTCGATTGCTCTCGGCGGGAGTTGTATTTGTGGGAACGAATACATGGCACCTGTTAACAAATtcacttgtttttttaatctaatatcTCATAGCAATCTAATCTTGGAACTGAAgaggcaaaagaaaaaaaagaaatgtcgTAATGACAAACATTTTACCTTCAGTGAAATTGCAGACTACATTTTTGCAGCTGTTAAATCCATCAGTCATTATTCTTGCTCTTCTCCTTAGTGATTCAAGGATCCCCTTGCTGCAATCCCAAAAATGGTAAACTACTGTTTATTTACTTGGAGAGTTtgtcatttcaatttttttgtttttgtttttgttttcctgttTTTGAAtcagtttttaattttttgtttattaaacacaaaaaacatatatgtttGGTAactgattttgttttatgtttttgaaaaataaaatgtaatttctttaaacaagttttttttgaaaaatcacttttcctacatatttttaaaaacaagtttcttgttttaaaagcaaaaaagtaaattagttACCAAAcctgttttttaaaattaattttttcaaaaaaaaaaaaaacagaacaaatgAGTTGTCAAACAaatctttgtaatttttagttaaatgtGTTCATGTATACCAACTTTGGATTAACTAAGGTCATGTTTATTGCCAATTTTGTTGTTAGTTCTGAAATTTATGCTTCTACCGAACTTTCTTATCATGGTTTtcatagtttaatttttaaagtaaCGTTTGGATTCttagttaaatttgaaacaacaaaaacaagcttttcaaaactacttttttcagtttttacCACTTGAATTGGGTTTTAGAAAACATTGATAAAAAGTGTATAACAGGACAAAATACTTTTTGAGTGAGAGTCgtgtttataagcttaatttctaaaaaccaaaaatcaaaCGGTTGTCAAACAAGACCCCAACTAATACCCcaataatgaaatgaattcTTAAAGAAACGAGATATAGCCATTAAAGAGGAGGGGAGGAAATATATAAGATGCTAGCCATACCTTTCGCTAATATACTGATCATATGAAATATCACCAGGCTTGGGAGGATTGACCATCAAACCCATCTGCAAAACATAAAGCAACTTTCTGTTTGAGAAATTTCAGGTGTGCTACATCAAAAGGttaataataaacatacaACAAATTCAGTTAACTCACAAATATCTGGGCAGGAACGTTTGGGCTGAGTGATATAGAAGcaactttatatatttcatcaaCCGTCTGCAACATCGGACAATCAAGATTTACATTGAGTTTCATAAAAATGCTGAAAGGAAACCTAAAAAATTGAGCAGTGATCTTATAAAGTAATCAAACCCTTGGAGGAATGTTGGTCATCTCAAAGTATCCCCCACGTTGTCCACATTCTCCCCAATATCCTTTTGACACGGTGTGAAAAGAAATAAGCTGCAGCTCATTGCTAATAGGTGGACCCATATCTAGTAATACCTGAGAGATACAATGGATGATATCAGCAAGTTGAAAACCGGACCCAAAAAAACTGTTGAGACTCAAACATGACCATTCTACCTTTCTAGAACTAATGAAAGGGCGTTCGTCTTGGTATACATTTTGCTGATACACCTCATCTCCGAGTAAGACCAAATTCTCTTGGAAACAGAAGTTCAGAATCTCTCTCAGATTTGCTTCACTAAGGCATTGGCCAGTGGGGTTGCCAGGATTTATAATCACCATAGCTCTTACCTAACCAGAAACCAAAGAATAAGGCACAAGTTATTGGTATGGCATCAACATATAAAGATATAAACAGACtcaatatataaatgtttaacGAGCTACAGATGCAAGATCAACTAATATTCCttagtttctaaatttgagAACCGAAAAGTGCTAATCATGTTTTGTATggaaaaaattgcatacaGATTTTCGATTTCACCAACAAATATGGGAAATGGACTAACATTAATTCCTTTGGAGCGAGCCTGCACAACTGACTGGCGAAGATCGTTAATGTCAAGACCCCAATTTGCAGTCTCTTCTAGGTAGTATGGAACAAGAGAGCCCCCAAAGAGTGCAATAGTAGCTGAGTAAAGAGGGTATTGTGGAACCGGGACCAAAATCTGATAAAgcatcaatttaaacttaacAATGTAGACAGTGTGATGCAAATGGAGAAAAGCTATTTGAGTAACATATTTTGCAAGAGAAAGCAATCAAATTCTCATGATCAGTCAAGAAATAGTACCCCATCCCCTTCACCACGGATAATAGTGTTCAATATCTGCATTACACCTTTACTAGCACCATCGGTGAGGTATATGAGTTCTGGATCACTGTTATGAGAGCAACAAACATCAAGCATTTTCTAACTGTTTTAAAAGATACATATTTTTAAGTGAAAGGAAAATGTTTTAAGTGCTTAAAATGATTTTCCAAACAGGTCCTAACTCACACAAATGGTAAGATTCGAGTAGATATCATCATTGTTTTTATTACCTTGGAGAGCCATCACGCCTTCCTATAAAATCTGCTACTTCCTTCCTAATTGCAGGTATTCCTCGGGAATCGCTGTAAGCACCTAGAAGTATTTTGATAGGATTAAATGCCAATCAATTATATGTAGCTTCTAGAAGATCCTAACTTCTATGAAACCGATTTCAGAACTTTCTGAACCATCTGTACTTCCCAGTCCCTCCATGTagtaaataaaaggaaattgagaaattggtGTTGTCAAGTTTATAAAACtttaacaaactaaataaTGTAGACTAAGAAAAGGATAAATGTGGCCCTGAGACCCAATGTTTATATGTAAGATTTTTGTGGTCATAGAGAAGTTTGTATTTACCAATGGTGAAAATATtacagaaaataaaatttgaaactaaagcTATCCTATGTGTCCTTGATTTTATGATTTCGTGAAACCCCGTCCTTCCCAGAAAGATCGTTCACAATGATTAATCCAAAATCACTCTAACTTATGAaatcaaattaagaaattacCTAGACCTCCCGGAATCAAGGAAAGGTAACTTTTGGCTCGTTCAATAGCATCAGCAGGAAATATTAATCCTACATTAGGATCTTCCAACAAAAAGGGAGCTTGGCAAAGAGCAACAACCTGTATAAGTAAGAGATAGGAAGTATTTATGGTAACCATAGGAACAGAAGttgaaaagaaaccaaaaaatggttaaatacAAGTTTAGTTCCTGAACTTTTAGATTTGTGTCTACTTAGTTCctgaatttaaaaagtatccTATAAGTCCttcaagttttagatttaTGTCTATTTGATTCCTAAACATTCAAGAATCTATTAGATACACAATTAAAAGTCGatggattaaacttataatttaaccaacaaaaaagaatCCAACCTGACGCGGAAAAGTCAATGGCTTCTGTCCAAGAGCATGAGGATTCCCAACATTTGTGAAAATAATCTGCagagtttttgaaattgtgagCATTACAAGTGTTCAGGCTAGAAGAGTTACTCTGAATTCCAAATATCCCGAACAAGGTTGAAACAGGAAATAAATACTAGGTGTGCGACCAAAGTCCCCACCTTGGCTAGATAACAAGAAAATCTTACGTATATAAGTAGGAGACAATACCATCATTGGTGTGAGACGTTTCAAATGAACCTAAAAACAAAGTCTCTAGAGCTTATGCTCAAGTGGCTAATATCGTATCATTTAAAAGATGCATGCTAAGTTTATTCCAAAAACTTAGTAATAAGTCACAATAGGATAAAGCATTGATCAAAGGTAAAACATGACCAATTAAACAAACTCCTCAAACAATCGATATACAATTGACAGAAATATGATTAGATGAAAATGAACTTTATAcctttttcccttctttttgaAGCTCAGAAGCTCGAAGATATAGTTCTCCTCTAACAGCATACTGAGcctttttcacattttcattaattgaCTCATAGTCTAGTGCCTTCTGTGACATGATGCTTTATTTAACCTCTTGTAGCTGTTACTCCAATACAGGCAAAAAAGCTGCAATTtatcaaacataatttttagaaacaaaacacCAAGACCTTATCAAACATGATCTAAAATATATGCCAACCTATCCATTTAATGGTTAGCTCAAGCATTTGAATTTAGTGGTCACTCGACATGGTATCAGAGTGAGAGGTCCACTTTGTATCGACCCTCCCAACCAATATACCAGTTCACGGATTGAGTTTCGTGTATGGTATGAACATCTAATCCCAAAATATGAGAAGTTTTATGTTGCTTATGATAATGAATAAGAGGAAAACAGCAATAAACTCCCATTAACAGACCCATAATATTTCAAGCAACTAGAGTCCCTTCTTCCAATATTGCAAGATCAACGAAGAGAACAATGTCCCCGAAGCAATCTAATGCATGCAAAATAACAGACCAAAAAACTTAgaactcttttaatttctgaAATGACAAATTAACACGAAGATTAGCAGTTAAACACAAACATGCATGCAAAGAAGATAATTTACCAAATGGAAACGAAACACTCCCTAATCGAATTCAGCAGTAAAAGGAGAAAATGGTGATGAGTAATCAGATTAGGCGAAGAACTTCGAGAGGGGAAGTCGTTAGGGGGTGCAGCGATATTCGAATTGGGAGCAGGGGCTCACTATTTTAGATGGATATTCGAACGTAACGATGCACCAGAACCACTGAAATTTGGAATGGAGATTTTTCAATATCGAAAATTTGAAGAGATAACGTTGAAGCAGCTAAAGTGTGGCGGAGCTTCAAGCAGAAAGCTCAGTTTCGATAGACTACAGAATTTTGGCGGTTCTGTTTCTTTGGCTCAGTTGTCATATTTGGAGTTTGGACAATGAAATTGGCAAGTGGCGGgtgttctttcttttaaaaaaatgttaaattgtaGTAATAATTGTCATTATATCttcaaacaaaactttcatttgtcaaaatttgatcttaaatttaactttgacACAATGTGATGTCCCATATGAGTGATAAattatatgtgtgtgtttcaaatttataaaatgaaaccATATTATAGTAGCATGATGttctattgtatttttatcctcattttaaataataacatatatcGAACAACTAAGCAGATGTTGAAGTGAGGCCAAAATTCTCCTTTGCAAAAAGATATTACCAACTAGGAAAGTCATCCCAACAACAATGAGATTGGGCTCCTTCACAACCCAACAAGCAAGCTACCAAGGAGCATATTATGTGATCTCATATGTATAGAACGATCATCTTGATTGTCGCATTTCTATGATCAAAATATCATCTACCACCATCCTCCTCATACAATTAGATTGTTGTCCAACTATCTAAATTCACCGCTAAATGACAATTGTCCAACATTCACCATTGCTAAGATACCATCCACTTTCATAAGAAACTCTAAAAAGCAATCATTCAAAAGTTCCATGCATAAACCTCCTACTAACAACAAGTGTATCGGATAATCCACAAGTACCCAACTAATATCACTTTTACAAGCAACATTGTCTCAAGCATCATCACAAGACAACACTAGCACCGTTTGAGAAGACAACCCCACATCATCGGTTGATCGTTAATACTACACATCATTATCTCTATTTGACTATCACTTGCAACATAATTcatcaaatcaattatatacaTCATTTTTGACATAAATTCATATAATCAATTTCATTATTAcgttaatgttttgttttcttcgaCATATATATCCAAAGTAAGGTGGTCATGGGCGTTGGGTATAATGTAACAAATAATTTGCAATTAACAACAAATACATCGacctttttccatttttgtcgTGAccaaaacaattttctaatttttgaaTGGGATGGGAAACGAGTCAGATCAGATGTCAAAGAGAGCCTTGGAATTTTCACATACGTAGGTGGGCAACGTCATCGTTAGTTACATTTACATATTTACCCACCAGAAAGACACGCGATTTGAGAGCCCCAGGGGTATTTTTGACTGCACACGTCTCTTTGTACCGGCAACCGGAACAAACTTTATACAGTTAAAAAGGCCACCCCAAGTTCAGCAAAAAACGGCGCCAGTCACGAGAGTCACATCCGCCATATGGCGGCAAATCGCCCCCTTcgcttttctttcaaaaaccCTAACACACTCCTTAATTCCTCCCGAAATCCATCGTCGGTGCCATTTTCTAGAACATATGCCATCGGAGATTCGAAGATCAAGAACCGCATTGCGTGTGAGATCAAGAATTTCGAGAATTCTTATCACTGGACTATCGAAAGCGTTCCTGGTACTACTGATTCTTTTTGCTCAATTCAAAATTCTGCTTCTACCTCGACCTCCATACCAATGGCTACTGCCTCCGCTGCTATCGCTGCTTTGGAATTGACTTCAAAAAACGACGCCAAGAAGATTTGCCTCTTTTTCTGCCCGGAGACGAAGGCTCTAGCGGAGAAAATCGCTGACGAGTCTGATGGAATTGATCTACGTAGTATCTCGTGGAGGTTAGTTAGATTGCTTTAGCTATGCTGGAGGAAATATATTCGATAGTGTTTCGTTCGTTGcgataattttaattatgaataCGACTTATCGATGTGACGTTCCGGAATGATCGAATGTGATTTTAATAGTTGATTTCCATTTCCGACCTTAAATTTCATCCACAGATGCAACAGTTGAGATGTATTGCTACGCGCAGTGAAGTTAATTATGCTCTTGATCACAATGTCTAGTCGTTGAGATTTTGGAAGCTCGAATGTGTTTTCGAATTTTTGCATTCTCACTTCAAAACAATATTGCGTATCCTGCTTATGGCTCTCGTCTTTAAATAAAGCATGATAAACACAAACTGCTTAAGTTTCTAATTTCTAGTTATATTCGTTGTAGtttaaatttcttcaaatcaGAAGGCCTTTTCATTAATGCTTGCAACGTTCTTATGTTAGGAAGTTCGAAGATGGATTTCCGAACATATTTATACCTAATGCTCAAGGAATTCGTGGACAGCATGTAGCGTTTCTGGCGTCCTTCAGTTCACCATCTGTAATCTTTGAGCAACTCTCCGTTATTTATGCACTGCCGAAATTGTTCATCTCTTCATTTACGCttgttcttcctttctttccaacTGGAACTTTTGAGCGAATGGAGGATGAAGGAGATGTTGCAACAGCTTTTACTCTTGCTCGGATCCTATCGAATATACCAATTTCAAGAGGAGGTCCGACGAGCCTTGTGACTTTTGACATTCATGCCTTGCAGGTTCAATAGctactatatataaatataagatgATCTGAACTTTCTTTCTTAGAAGATAACTTGCCTATAAGAATCCTTCTTCACCTTTTCGAGTGCTTCCTCCTCTTCAATGGCTGTCTTATTAAGTACTTCTTGCTCTCTTTCATTAGGAGAGGTTTTACTTCGGGGACAACATTTTACCTTGCTTTGAAAGTGGAATTCCTTTGCTAAAAAATAGGCTGCAGCAATTGCCCGATTCTGATAATGTAAGCTCTTATCTTCTAGTTTCCTCGTTCTTCTTACATGTTcatttataacttattttgatataattgtGGATGTTTTCATATaagaagtttttttaaaatcgtcCATGATTTTTGAATATTCGTCTCAAAACTGCCTTGTGAGATAAAGCTGATCTGGACTTTTGATGTAGAATTCTTGAATAATGAATACATTTTACTTCGTAGTATCTCT encodes:
- the LOC101220645 gene encoding LOW QUALITY PROTEIN: glutamate--glyoxylate aminotransferase 2 (The sequence of the model RefSeq protein was modified relative to this genomic sequence to represent the inferred CDS: inserted 2 bases in 1 codon), yielding MSQKALDYESINENVKKAQYAVRGELYLRASELQKEGKKIIFTNVGNPHALGQKPLTFPRQVVALCQAPFLLEDPNVGLIFPADAIERAKSYLSLIPGGLGAYSDSRGIPAIRKEVADFIGRRDGSPSDPELIYLTDGASKGVMQILNTIIRGEGDGILVPVPQYPLYSATIALFGGSLVPYYLEETANWGLDINDLRQSVVQARSKGINVRAMVIINPGNPTGQCLSEANLREILNFCFQENLVLLGDEVYQQNVYQDERPFISSRKVLLDMGPPISNELQLISFHTVSKGYWGECGQRGGYFEMTNIPPRTVDEIYKVASISLSPNVPAQIFMGLMVNPPKPGDISYDQYISESKGILESLRRRARIMTDGFNSCKNVVCNFTEGAMYSFPQIQLPPRAIEAAKQLGKVPDVLYCLKLLEATGISTVPGSGFGQKEGVFHLRTTILPAEEDMPEIMTSFKKFNDAFMEEYXGHSGYSRM
- the LOC101220410 gene encoding ribose-phosphate pyrophosphokinase 3, mitochondrial isoform X2, producing the protein MAANRPLRFSFKNPNTLLNSSRNPSSVPFSRTYAIGDSKIKNRIACEIKNFENSYHWTIESVPGTTDSFCSIQNSASTSTSIPMATASAAIAALELTSKNDAKKICLFFCPETKALAEKIADESDGIDLRSISWRKFEDGFPNIFIPNAQGIRGQHVAFLASFSSPSVIFEQLSVIYALPKLFISSFTLVLPFFPTGTFERMEDEGDVATAFTLARILSNIPISRGGPTSLVTFDIHALQERFYFGDNILPCFESGIPLLKNRLQQLPDSDNIAIAFPDDGAWKRFHNQLQHFPTIVCAKVREGDQRIVRLKEGEPKGRHVVIVDDLVQSGGTLRECQKVLAAHGASKISAYVTHGIFPNRSWQRFEHDNGDTLSLLFAIIHEDLRES
- the LOC101220410 gene encoding ribose-phosphate pyrophosphokinase 3, mitochondrial isoform X1, translated to MAANRPLRFSFKNPNTLLNSSRNPSSVPFSRTYAIGDSKIKNRIACEIKNFENSYHWTIESVPGTTDSFCSIQNSASTSTSIPMATASAAIAALELTSKNDAKKICLFFCPETKALAEKIADESDGIDLRSISWRKFEDGFPNIFIPNAQGIRGQHVAFLASFSSPSVIFEQLSVIYALPKLFISSFTLVLPFFPTGTFERMEDEGDVATAFTLARILSNIPISRGGPTSLVTFDIHALQERFYFGDNILPCFESGIPLLKNRLQQLPDSDNIAIAFPDDGAWKRFHNQLQHFPTIVCAKVREGDQRIVRLKEGEPKGRHVVIVDDLVQSGGTLRECQKVLAAHGASKISAYVTHGIFPNRSWQRFEHDNGGNPENGLTYFWITDSCPLTVKEVVNKAPFEVLSLAGSIAAALRI